A window of Epinephelus lanceolatus isolate andai-2023 chromosome 3, ASM4190304v1, whole genome shotgun sequence genomic DNA:
AGAATTTTGAAATCAATCCTATAGCGCACAGGAAGCCAATGGAGGGAGGCAAGtacaggactaatgtgctctTGCTTACGTGTACCAGTTAGCAGAcgagcagcagcgttctggactaACTGTAAGCGAGAGATGGAGGCCTGGCTAACACCAACATACAAGGCATTACAGTAGTCAAGGCAAGATGTCATAAAAGCATGCATTACAGTTTCAAAAACAGAACGTGATGGAAAAGATTTAACTTTGGACAGCCTCTGGTAGAAGCTCTTTCGCACTACATCATTTATTTGCTTGTCCATCTTTAGGTCTGAGTTAGGAATTAGCAGTGTTTTACTCACATTTCACATCTAAGATGTAATAAGACGTCCTCCTCCCCAGCTCGTTCTCAGCTGTACAGTCATACTCTCCAGAGTCTGAGGACTGGATGGAGCTGAAGACAAGCTGTGGTTTTTGTCTCTGAAGATGATGGTGTAAATGTCCATTCTTCTTGTACCAGGTGTAAgtagctgctgggttagcatcactgctacaggtcagagtcactgaactgccctccactatctcagcagagggactcactgacacagagggaagctttggagcatctggaggagaaaaacatgaaaaaaaaaacattgtgtgtgtgtgtgtgtgtgtgtgtgtgtgtgtgtaattgtccAACAGTTTAGCAGTGCTGAAGACAGAAGACCAAGGAGATGAAGCTGGTTCAGTGTGTTTGGACACTGTCATGTCTACTGATGATCTCTGGTTGGTAAATTAGCTAAATGAGAGAATTAAACAATTTAACACAGATGTGTCAGTGCAATGGCTTACAGGCTCCAGCAGATGGTGTTATAACAGTACAAGACTGTAAGTAAACTCACACACTGAAGGAGAGGGGAAGCCTCCACATCCTTTTACAGCACAGGAATAGCTGTCTGCAGAATCATAACTGAAGTCTACATAAGGAGATGTGccttcttttattttctgtccattCTTGTACCAGATGTAGGAAGTATGATCAGGTAAATGACGACTGCTGTGACACTGAAgggaagaagatgaagatgatgatctGCTGACCTTGAGATCTAAATATGTGTAGAAGGAACAGAAATATTTATTGTGTTAATACATACATGCAATTATACAACAATTCACAGTATTTTCAAGAAATTAAACATTTGGATGTGAATTGTTAAATATTCCAGTGAGAATGTTACCTGTGACAGACAGAGTGACTCCAGGTTTACCCCAATATTTTCCATCTGGTTGGTTTGTTATGAACCTGAACTTGTACACAGCTGAGTCGCTCTCTCTCAGGTCTGtgattctcagagtgcagtcaTTCTTTATCTCATCACAGTCATACTGCACACGACCTGAATACTGTGGGTCTGTTTTCAGATCCACAAACACATCATCTGTCATATTAACAAACCAGAATGTTTTATCAATTTTATAATAGCTGGATGGGTATCTGTAGCTGCAGTGTATTTCCACTGTTGATCCTTTTACAGCACAGATCTCAGTAGAGGTGTAAGTCACTCCCCAGCCTTTCTGACCCTGTATCACTGTAACACAGAGCACATCAGGAACCACAATCAAAATCAATGACTTCAgtaaacaatcaatcaataagacaaaaaatacTGATGTGATTTGGGGAAAGATAACCTGGACAAGTCCTCAATTATCAGACTGATCATCTGCAGTCATTGTCATAAACTGTTCCACATGATGCATCTAACTAGAATATAgacttttctgtgtgtttcagctttgttcaattcatttaaaaaaactgtcaAGAAAATCTCAGAAAAGTGCATCTCATATGTCAACCGCTCCAAAAACATAAATTCAAGTATTTTTACACACTCTTCTGGGATACGGCAGTGGGGCAGTAGTCACTGGTGCCCCCAAGGGGTGGCCATGGCAACTGGCCCATCGCTAAGTCCtgccccccttagttactgttgctatgtctGTCAAGCTTTTGCTCCTAGCATAAGAAATATGGAGTTTTCAGCGATATCAGTGAGAGATATTCCAAAGGAAATAACatcaaatttctggaaacactGTTTGGAGATATCAGAGAGAAGCCAACAGAAAGGTCTTCAATATGCATTTGAGAGCTACATTCACAATATCATCTGCTGGCGGAGTATAAATCAGGAGAACATTAGAATAGAGGGAAAAGCTCACCGGTCACAATGCCAAGTGTCAGGCACCCCACGTCTTGACACTAAACGTGACGGACAAATATAGGAACAACATGCAACGTTCTTGTGCAGCAGGGTAAGTCaatatattgtttaaatttAAGTTCCTGTTGAGTTAAGTGGGGCAGACGAAGGGAGAGCAGCTACAAGATCTGGATAGTCAGGTGTAAGGCGTCGGTTCACAAAATGCTAAAAGATATCAGTATGACAACGTGTCTGTCTCGCAATTAATGTTACTAGTATTTCTTTTGCTCAGATAGCCTACTACACAGTGACTCGACTTCAAGTTTAAACATAAGTTACTTACTATTAATATTGAAACGtctttgttttcatattttatctAAACTAGCACACAaagctagtgttagctaacgttagttagcaTCTTACCTTGGAACAAACATAGGTGTTTTAATTGATCTTTGCTGGATTCAGCTGTTCATGTGGTCTTTCACACTGTTTTAGCCATATCTGGCATCTCTCTCCTTGGGCCTTGGGCTTAGGGAAGGGGAAAAAGTCAACAACACTTTGGACACTTTTTCGGTATTGGGTGTCGGACTTGCAGGTAACGTTACCGTATGCACACCACTTCGAATATTAGCTTCTGCTGAAAGCTTGACAGACCTCTTGGTTGCTACACACAGTTGCTAACGTAGGATTGGACAGTGACCGTTAAAGGGAGGGGCTTAGCAAAGCGTCACTTGCTATGCCCTATGTTTTGGTTTAACCAGTGAGAAAAAGCATAGAGAAGTTCAACACACAGTGTTTGCACAGTTACACAGTCAGTGCTAAAGAAGAGTGGAAGACATGCACATGCTTTCTAGAGTTAATCTCTATGTGCACTGAGGCAGGACATTATCCAGTGTGAAGCTGCAGTAAAGAGAACAGGAATGTTTTTGGACCTGAGACCTTAAATGCAGTTTACTGACCAGGACAAGAGGAGAAATATAAATTATTAGAGTCAGTGCTTTTCTTGGTTAGTTTCCTCTCTGTTCACTCTGTGGTCAGGCTGCTGCTGAGTGTGAAaactaaaaataactgcagagcACTGAGGCGGAGGAAACTGTTTACAGCACCTCTGATACAAAGATAAGATAAAAGCCAATCAGTACTATCGACACAGAACACAGAAATATCACACTGAGCTCACACAATACAAAGGGAAATAGCAGGGTTTGGTGCAGATGATGACACGATGATGATATAAGAAAAGTTGAGACAATATAACTTGATTTCACTGTGAGACCAATATCCCTCCAAAACACTTCACCATGATAAAAGTAGCTGCAGATAGAAACTAACTGTCGGCCACTTGAGCTGTCGCCTCTGCAACCAGGGTCGACTTTAGAACTGATTAAACAGGGCGATATGTTTTCACAGGGTGAGGAGGGAATACTCATTAAGAAAATCCACAATATTCTCAGTTTACAGCATGTTAGACAACAAACACAGTAAGACCCTGTGCATATGGGCTGTTTCCACAATTGTACACAAAAGTAATATTTGTAATGTTTCTGGGAAGCTTTCCTTTCACACAACTCTGATCTACTTATTTCCACATGTGACCTTCAGTCCCACATTTTCCCAGATTCCCCTCTTTTAATGTGATGAATGTAACTGTAGATCTACAGTACctgacacagagaggaggaagacgacaAATCCTCTGGCTGCTGCAGTTAGACTCatagctgctcctctcatctctctgtGTGAGACAATAAAACCTGTCAGTAGATAAAATGATGCTCACAGCAGGTAAACAGCATCAGTTACATCAATAAACTGTTTCTACTCACAGTGAAGAAGGACGTTGTCGTCAAAGATGCCTCTCTTCTGTTGTCAGTGAGCAGACGTTAGATATCAGGATGTTAAACGTCTTCATTTCCTTCCTGGTTAGATTATTAACATGCAAGATGAGTCGAATTCAGTTGTCGGAAGGCTTGACAGGCGTTCTATAAATCCAAGTccatttattaaataaatacccacaaaacaacaaagttgtgttgtttttaaaaaatttagtttattaatttaatttaaacaatagaGTTATGATATCAAAGCTGTTTTGCTGCAAACATCCGACTGACACCACAAGAGAGCATTcataaagagaaaagaaaaacagacagacagttcaTCTCTATGTGCGCCACAGGATGTCACATAGCAGGGGCGTAGGTTTGATTTGAGCTTTGGTAGGGACCATGCGAGCACCCGCAAGGTGCAAGCAGAAAAATTTTCAGCACTAATTTGCGTGCATACTGTTTTGGGCTACAGATCAGATGATCTTAATGACTGTTTCTTTAATCAGCTTCCAGAACTGATGCATTTGGCCTACAGATGATATATAACAGTATAATAGCTGCAGGCGGCTCTATGCTTTATAATATCATCCACACATTATAACACCATTATTCCACAATCATATCTTTTAATTCTAAAGTTTTTGTAGTTTATAGATTAATTTCAGAACGttcataaaacaataaaacagatgtATAGAGTAGCCTAACAAGCAGCCCACTAAGACTTCCACAAAAGACCTGCCCTTAACCAAAATGCCCAAAGCCGTGTCTCCACCTGTCACTACAGGACACAAACTGTTGGCATATTGCCCTGATGTCTACATGATCTAATCTCTCCTTATGCACATTGCAAATGGCAACATGGTTAAGGCGCGATTGTGTCATCTCAGATCTGAGCCATGTTTTCAGCCTTCTGAGAGCACTGAagctcctctctgcctctgcagAGGACACAGGGATGACCATGAGAAGCCTCACAAGCACCTCTACTTGCTCAAACAGGCCTCTAACCTCAGCATGCATGCCAGAAGGTATCTTGGCGGCCTCATTGCTGGAGTTGTACTTATAGTTACTTCGGAACATAGGCAGTTGCACTGCCAGACTCTCTCTGTTCAGTTCTGGGTAGTCATCAATGACTTTGGTAATGTCACCCGTGAGAAGAACATTCTAAAGGTTCATGAGAGTTTGGATGTCATTCTGGCTGAAACACTCTTTGAATTGTGTATCAGTAACATCTAACAACCCATAGAACTGCACCCTGTAGTGCTGCACTGCACTGCTGGGAGCATGCGGAGTTGCTGGCCCAGTGCGTCGCTTGGGGGGCTGTCTTATATGTGGCACTTTGACCTGTGTAAGGTCAAGAGAGGTTATCATTTCTACTGCTTTATCATACAGTTGTTGGAACTGCTCTTCAGTTCTTTTTGCCATGAGTGTGGTGTTGGCATGTTGGACAGCTGACTGCATCCCTGCAATGGTTTGACTGGTTTTCTGAAGGGACTTATTCAAGCACTCCAGCACCCCTATCACCTCTGATGCCATTAGCAGCCCTAAGACAGTTTCTGGAATCTATCACGGAGACCATTTGCTTTTGCACTGGGACCAGTGTCTGTTGGCAAAACAGTTTTGTACTGATTGAGAACTGAGTTGACGGCTTTCCCTCGGACCGTCCACCTTGTTAGACATATGGGTTTTAATGTTGTGCTTGGTCCTGATCCTGTATTCTCAAATATTGCCTTGAATTTTCCAGAGAGCTTACTTAAAGTCCCCAGCTCATGGACTTACTGTAATGAGGCGCGTACTAACGGAGACGCCGTACAGGCAGACTGAGTAATGAAGTTCACGCGATATGCACCACTATGCACAACCTTCTTTTCAAGTGTTGTTCTTTTGATGGAGTAGGCTTTCACACACTCAAAACACAAGACTTTTTTAAGGAagagttataatgaagccatTGATATTCTTTGAACCAACTATCCTGAAAATGCAGGACCTTATTCACAAGTCTTTGTACTGGAATGTGCTTAGCACATTCCTAACCAAcaggaggccccggtgagaacagtgaggaaacgctacctaacttctgaagtggctgcaaattttatacagattttacagagcactcctgctgaaattttacctgcaccctgtgattttattgtggacaattttaacaacaaactcaTGTCAACGCtggactcagtggctccacttttaatcaaaacaattagaaCAAAACCTACTCCCCCATGGAGAAATCAGGAAATCAAACAACTGAAAAGATACTGCAGGAGTGCTGAGAGAAGGTGGAGAAAATCAAACTTAACAGTCCACTACGAAATATTACGTCAACAtctcaaaacctacaataacgcagtcaaacaggcaagaatttcccacttcaaaaaactaatctctgacaataaaaacaatcccaaattcctcttctccacaattgatattttaacaaacagtaattttaacagaTCACCTAAGACAACAACCAATGCCCTTTgtgaggactttgcagaccacttcagaagtaaaatcaatGACATCAGATCCAGTCTCTTATCGCAACAGATTTTAACTGTcgacacacctggatcattgcttttagCTGacgaaacactggagagttttgccctggttgatgcgaggacacttggtcgagttttctcccaggtaaagcccacaacctgccttttagacCCAATTCccacaccattttttaaaacattttatggactCTTTGAGaaacagctactgtacatggTGAATTGCTCTCTTCAGACAGGTGTCTTCCCGGCCTCCTTGA
This region includes:
- the LOC144462550 gene encoding Fc receptor-like protein 5, which translates into the protein MRGAAMSLTAAARGFVVFLLSVSVIQGQKGWGVTYTSTEICAVKGSTVEIHCSYRYPSSYYKIDKTFWFVNMTDDVFVDLKTDPQYSGRVQYDCDEIKNDCTLRITDLRESDSAVYKFRFITNQPDGKYWGKPGVTLSVTDLKVSRSSSSSSSLQCHSSRHLPDHTSYIWYKNGQKIKEGTSPYVDFSYDSADSYSCAVKGCGGFPSPSVFTNQRSSVDMTVSKHTEPASSPWSSVFSTAKLLDNYTHTHTHTHTHTMFFFSCFSPPDAPKLPSVSVSPSAEIVEGSSVTLTCSSDANPAATYTWYKKNGHLHHHLQRQKPQLVFSSIQSSDSGEYDCTAENELGRRTSYYILDVKYGPRHLFTSVSPSAEIVEGDSVTLTCSSDANPAADYTWYKEDHTIFQGPEGNYYFKSISSEDRGIYNCKAENQYGWIMSSSLSVDVQYAPKLPSVSVSPSAEIVEGSSVTLTCSSDANPAANYTWYKENKDSPKASGQIFTITDIRAEHSGNYYCEAQNTRGRHNSTLHLPVVADRSSSGAGKLVAAGTITVVLLAVILLAVFLWIRKKRASRDSSEPGERADNREQRQPEEQGDLQYASIRFSNQADPLYYNMRPAQPLRHTEQREDVEYVTVKFNSARTAPRTRGRGGGADPAALYSTVNKSR